The Vitis vinifera cultivar Pinot Noir 40024 chromosome 18, ASM3070453v1 region GTGGTTTCAGCATATACAAGTATGCCTCTGTATTAGACAGTTCTACTATCCTCCTATATAACTTGAAGCATCATATGGGACAAGTTTTAATTACTCAGGTGCAGCACCTCTAAGAATTTGTCAACAGGTAATGGTATCCTAAGTTCTAAGTAGGAATTTAGGATGGAAGCAGGTAATGAAGTCTCTGTTTGTGACTCTTTCTCATAATAAGTTTCCATGTGTATGTTGTGTCAAGCATTTAATTAGAAGTAGATTCCCTATAACATAGGTCTAGctcattttccaaaaattctaGGATGCACCTCGATACTTAATTAGGTCCTATGATAAACATTAATCTATGATGGTGCTTCATGTTCACTGCTTCCTTCCCAACCAAACTCAGGAATACCTTTTTCTTCCCTCCCCAACCCCCATATGCACTGGCAGTAGGCATTTGCACTTTGCAGCTTGCTTTCTTCAGACCAATGATATTGTAGATCATGTCTCagttgttaatttatttttatttttctattcattGTTTCAAACAGAATACTACCAATGAAACCCCAACCAGATATAATGGTTCTCCTCACTCCCAAATCAATTCTTTGCATATGGTGCCCATTTCTTCTGACCTGGCTGGGACAGGTAGTGCTCCTTTTCTGCACAAATACAATGACTTTTTAAAAGCTGAAACTCCAAAATGTCCACTATAGTCAATTGTCTTGCAGCAGCAACTATTTCTTGTTCATTTTTGAAAGGTCCCCAATTACCACCTCACCCTCTTAGGATGCTGAGTTTGTTTCATTTCTTCCATCtatcatgaattttttgttctttggtCAATCAAATTGGATTGAGCAAAACAACTTGCTGTGGAAGAGCCAGCTTCTTGTCATGCTGAAATCATAGATCtacatgattttctttttttctaaaatgcTAACCTACTCCTACCATCTCCCTTTGTTGATGATATCTGTTGGCTCCCAGAAGCCTCAAATCACCTGAAATATTCCTTGTTACATGTTTGATTAATTGCTTCTCTCAACAATCAACAGGTTCCTACTGGTATCAGTCCTTTCTTGGATTATAAGATTGACTGCTTCAGTGATTATTAAAAATGTTGAATTAGGTCAACAATTAACGAATCTTCAGTCAAACACTGGTCAGTAGTTAGTAGCAATATTTCTCTCATTCCCTCTCCGAGTGAAAAGGATTAGTTTAATGATCAGCAAATTTTGGACATAATTAATTATACATTACACTTCCAAACATGCATCGCAGGACCCTATCCAACTGAATGCTGACAAAAGCCTCAACAAATAAGCATTTCTTGTtgagaaaaacagaaaaacatcatattataaattgtattatgagatttttaatcaaattctaTAATCTCTTTAGACTTTCCCACTGAACAACCAATAAAGCATtaagttctttttctttttgtttgggGATTCGATTCCTTTCCCTCCCcaacagaaagaaaaaagaaactccTAACTATAAGTTTTCCAATAAGTATGCAATAATCGATTAATCGATTTGTATAAATAAGTGGACCAATCTAGAAATCTTCGTATCCTTAGGTTAAAATCGAAAATGTTGAGCaactatttattcaaaaaaatgaactaaaaaagaagaagtaaaACCATAGGTTCAAGCTATCAATAGAACCTCCAGTTAACTTATGAACCTTCAATTACTGAAACTAGTTAAAATACAGAAAGTTCACTTACAGGATTGCTTCCAGTGCCAACAGGAAGCCTCTCATCATCTGTGGGAGGAGGCAAACCATGGAAGGTGCAAATTTGTGCTGTGCGCTCTAGCCACTTGCCTGCATTTAGGGCAAGACATGCTCCCTAGGACATTTCAAgacatgaaatataaaaattagagatgaaatccaaaaataaaatatggctGGCACTTCAAATTctacataaatataaaaacccGTGAGAGTAAATCCAGTGCAGCCACTAGTAAACCAACAGGCAGACTCACCAACAGTTTCACACCTGGCACAAGCAGTAGTCATGTTGTGTATTAACTGGTGCCAAGGTGGATGGGTGCTGATTGGGGTTAGAATAAAAAGAAGTCCTCCATGGAAGATCTCATCGGCAGAGAATCTGCCTAGTTACTCCCTTAAATAACCAACCTACTCATTCTTTAAGAATAGTTTCACTttttcccaaaaatatttttagtgtaCTCACAAAGGCAACTCACATATACCACAATGTCTTTGATAGATCACCAAAGCCTACAAGGCAGACCTTAGCCTTCTCATTTAATGAACCACCAATAGACAAGCATTAAAAAGAGGCTGAGAAGAAAAGACAATACCTTCCATATAAGCTCTCTCATTCCTGGTTTTCCAACCCAAAGCTTGCATAACCATTCTCTCATTTCTCGTTGTCCTATGCAATTGCTTGAGCTCCACAGAGAACTGTAGTGGTCTTTCTCTTGATCCAAAAACACGGACAAGAAATTTATATCATAATAAAAATCTTGATTCCACAAATCATAACTTTTACAGGCACCATTTCTTGCACTTTGGTTATCTGGATCCTTCCCGGGTTGGTAAGTTCTAACTCTCTTCTCCTTCCTAGTCAGATCTGGATGGTTCAAGCCATCTTTATCACAGAATGCATCTATTTTGCCATTCTCAAAACTTCCTTTGTCCAAAGCAAGCATTCCAGCACGGCAAACTCCTTTATGATGATAACCTGGAGCCATATCAAGGCATACAAATTCAAAGTTTTTGGAATTTACAAAATTCTGTGTGACAGCAATAGTGGTTTCCAAATTTAACACACAGTGCCACCATCCACTTGGAACATATATTGTTTCTCCAGGTAATTGGGTACACTCGATTGGCTTGTCTTCATCAGCAAGAAGTGGATAAAAGTCCAGCCACCACTGTTAACAAAAATGGCATACAAAACAACTTGAACAAGTGTTATTAGAAGTACAAAATAAATCATCGATGTTATGCATCTGGATGTCTACATCAGATACCTGCAATGATGTTGGAGTCTCAATATTGACATCACCATCTTCTTCATTTACATGTACTGTAACACCCGTAGGCACTCTTCCTGGAGGATACAATGCCCACCTATTCAAACATGATTAGGACGTTACCTTAATCAATCCATATAGAGAGacaacaaagaaacaaagacAAAGAACTCTTCCATACTAGATGGTCACAAGTCAAAACAGGCACTACTGGAAAAACATAATTCACAATGGAATAATGATAAAGGCAATGccaaaattgatatttaaaaggaagttatttaaaaacaccTATTTAATTTCTTGTAGAAATTCCTAAATTGACCTCAACACAGTTGCAGAGATGAGAAAAACCaggaataaatgttttttaactTTTGACCAAACAATTGGTCACATGAATGTGGACAGCCACAAGTGCATGATAGATGCATGCAAaaacttacttttttttttttctcttttgatcaATTTCACCAATGTATGGTTTCACATGTTAATATTGAACACACTAAGACTTCAGAATAATTGAGCATATATTAAACAGGATTGAAAAAACAAACCTATCCAACGACAGGTTGATCAATCTAAACCTACTTGAGAAGCAGCCCACTCAatctcttcattttttaatcTCTTAAGCAGCTATGTTAGAAGCAAATGTGAAGGAAAAATCCAGGTTTTCTACAAGCACATACCTACATGCTTAGAATTTTGTTTCCCCTTAAAAGTTTATAAGAAACAAATTAGTTCTCATGATTAAAGAAGTTAGTATTGATGACAAAACCATTTTCCCATGACAATTGTCTATTCAATTCTATAGAAAAAGATGTGATCACTATCCTCACAGTGTTAGAAAGgaagataaaaacataaaacaaaacacCATAGCTAGGGAATTTGGACCTTAAAATGTAAAACCGGTTGTGAAATTTAGATACACAGTTTATCTAGTAGCAATAGGCATAGGCTGAAACAAATTATAGAGACTACAGAGCAATGCATAGAGACATATTTGTTTTCATGTTATCAAGCATCAAGTTTCTCTTTTACAGTCACCTCTTACGCCCACAAAGAAGAGTATTCCAAGCACTGGTAAGAGCTGGATCAACATGCCAAGAAGCACCAGACCTTTCTGGCCCAATAATGAGCCATCTAAAAGGTGGTCTCTGATCTCTATCTAAGACATCAAAAAAGTCTTCTTGAAATAGATGAGGCACGCTGTAATCTTTCAACAAGCCTGGTGCAACTTCACCAAACTGCAAAAATAGCAAGCtggtttattttgaaatttttttattcaagacTGCATTATATGAGTATTACTACTAACATAGGATCACCTTGTCATCAAAAATATACAGGGGATCCTCATCATGCTGAACTTTCATGTATGAGACATAATCTTTGAATTTCATTGTGATCTTCCGTGAACTCCTTTGGGATATCTTAAATGCTGTATCTCCATAATTCATCAATAGCTGATCAGTTGTCCAGGTACTTCTCGCTGGCCAAGTATCAGCTAATCCAGCAAGCAAAACCTAGAGTAGGGTTCATCAATAAAGCAGTGAACAAAACGAACAAGAAACTGGTAGTAATTCACAGTTTTTCCACCCAAAAATGttcaaaataaaacaagtaAATCTATTTGAGATAAGAAAGAACATGGAAATAGTAAAACAACAAGacttaaaaacaataagaaacaGAAGCcagtatataaaatatgatgGAACTGAATATGTGCATGACCAGTTTAACACATACACATGAGGTTCTCtccaaatacaaataaaatcttCATGTCCATGATATGCATTTTGAGAAAGTGAGCAGACtaataaaggaaaaagagaggGTAGAAATCCACGATTATAACATATTATTTTCACCATTTCTTTCAATCTAGTTCTTTGGATTCAAATATGAATCAGAGCTACTTTACCGGTTTTTTCCCATCATATTCATGACAGAACGCTTCTAAAGAGAGATCTTTCCTTCTTTCTGCTTTCCCATTATCAAAAGTGAACCCATCCAATGTGGTGTGGCACCGATATAATCTTCTGTACAGGAATAAAGAGTTGAATCCTGCAAAATGTTAAACACACCAAGGCATTCTTCTAATCAAGAAAACACTGcagataataataatagtaaaaagaagaagaagaaactaaaACAGTCTCGCAAAGAAAATTTCTGAATATCGACTGGAAAAGAGAGCCAGTGAAGGGAAAAGTTATTAAATGACAGTTAAGAACCCATAGCAAGAGACTTTTTACCATCAAAATGCAAAGGCTTTTCGCAAGGTTCTATATATCCATTTGGCATATGCTCCCTGCAATAGAAAAGGGACCTTTTCTTTAACAACACAAAATAGGAAGTCAAAAGAAACTTAACTCATATACAACTGATGGGAAACCAATATGAGAAGTACTCAATAAGAACCCAATTCCCAATTAGAATCAGAGAGTAAAAGCTCTCTAAAACAAACGTAGAATGATTAGTAATACATACTGAAGCAGTGCCGTTTTCTTCCAGGAGCCTTTGTACTGAAGGTGATCCTTTACATTATTAAGGCATAGACTCATCCATAGAGGCTCTTCATTGCACAATATGTACATCACACTGCATATTTTAGAGAATCAAATTTAAagaataacaacaaaaataataatctcCCATGCTAACTTCCaagaaattcaaattaaagaaaCGTGTATGCAATGGG contains the following coding sequences:
- the LOC100242134 gene encoding lysine-specific demethylase JMJ21 encodes the protein MTEISETHTRGLKDRRADALGDLRLLPDEIILAILASFGARDVSRLACVSSVMYILCNEEPLWMSLCLNNVKDHLQYKGSWKKTALLQEHMPNGYIEPCEKPLHFDGFNSLFLYRRLYRCHTTLDGFTFDNGKAERRKDLSLEAFCHEYDGKKPVLLAGLADTWPARSTWTTDQLLMNYGDTAFKISQRSSRKITMKFKDYVSYMKVQHDEDPLYIFDDKFGEVAPGLLKDYSVPHLFQEDFFDVLDRDQRPPFRWLIIGPERSGASWHVDPALTSAWNTLLCGRKRWALYPPGRVPTGVTVHVNEEDGDVNIETPTSLQWWLDFYPLLADEDKPIECTQLPGETIYVPSGWWHCVLNLETTIAVTQNFVNSKNFEFVCLDMAPGYHHKGVCRAGMLALDKGSFENGKIDAFCDKDGLNHPDLTRKEKRVRTYQPGKDPDNQSARNGACKSYDLWNQDFYYDINFLSVFLDQEKDHYSSLWSSSNCIGQREMREWLCKLWVGKPGMRELIWKGACLALNAGKWLERTAQICTFHGLPPPTDDERLPVGTGSNPVYLISDSVVKLFVEGGLEASIHSLGAELEFYSLLCKVNSPLKDHIPDVLASGILFLDNGSYTIVPWDGKGVPDVIAKCNLVPAKCMEDGFSFGVWSKKDFEYKKAGASTYESISSAECAGIWPYIITKRCKGKIFARLRDTLPRDDVLNLASFLGEQLHNLHILPHPSLNDSIHLSLDNGFMDEISDKIGIPAEWEIFIRTLARKRKDVSSRLTKWGDPIPSSLMEKVDEYLPNDFAKLLNIFQDENGQDKVNKPCCWIHSDIMDDNIHMEPCRISSCLTTPATDSCLTGNGSADGCTEEVSWRPGHILDFSDLSIGDPIWDLIPIHLDVFRGDPCLLKQFLESYKLPLVRRTSQNGLEHDDKFRRLSYHAMCYCILHEENVLGAIFSLWKELKVAKSWEEVEETVWGELNNYDGFC